Part of the Labilibaculum antarcticum genome, TATTTGCATTTGATTTCCATTGCCTAAATCAATTGTAATCTCGCTAAATATCGGACTGCCAATATTGTATTCCGGAACACCGGGGGTCACCGGATAAAATCCCATGGCCGAAAAAACATAGAATGCTGACAGACCACCACCATCTTCATCACCACAAATTCCGAAAGGAGAGTTGGTGAACCAAACTTCCATAAGGGAACGAATTCTTTTTTGAGTTTTCCAGGGAGCTCCCGAATAGTTATACAAATAGGGAATGTGTAGACTTGGTTCATTTCCCATTACAAATTGACCTGTTAAACCAGTTGCATCCGGGAAAATATCCCAGTAATCCCACTTCGGAATGCCGAATGGTTCTACAAATAGTTGATCAAGCTTAGCGTTGAAAGGTTTATTTCCACCCATTAAATGTATAAGCCCGGCAATATCATGCTGAATATCCCAAGTGTAGGTCCATGAATTGTTTTCGGCAAAATAGGCTCGCCCACCTAAACCACCGGACAATTTTGGATCGAATGGTCGAATCCATTCTCCATCAGATGATTTTGGTGCCATAAAACCAATTTCAGGATCATAATGGTTCTTGTAATTATTCGACTTTTTTGAGAAAAGCTGATAATCATCTTCCTTGTTTAATTCTTTTGCCAACCTAGCAATGCACCAATCGTCGTAGCTATGTCCTAGTGTTAAGGCCACTGCTTGTCTCTTTTCCCAATGGTGAACTTCCTTTACCCATTCTTTTTCTCCTGGCTTTAAGGCTGGGAAAAAGCCATTGTCATGATAAAATGAATCAAGTTCTGTTGCCGGACCATTCTTCCATGGCAACATGGTAGCTTCCAATTCATTCTTTTTTAGGCCTTCAAAGGCTTTCTCGATGTTAAATCCTCGTATTCCCTTAAAATATGCATCGGCAATTATAGAAGAAGCATGATTTCCATTCATGCACGTGTGATCGCCGGTAAATAAAGGAAAGGATGGCATCCAGCCACTTTGCTCATACATTGTAACGTAAGAGTTGATTTTTTTCGCTTGATTTTCTGGATCAATCAAGCACATTAATGGGTGGGTAGCTCTGTAAGTATCCCAAACCCAATCATCAACAAAAAAATCTATGCCATTATCGGTATGTATTTGTTGGTCGTAATTACTAAAGTATTTGCCGTTTTCCGAAATGTTAACCATTCTTTCGTAGCAACGGTAAAGTGCTGTGTAGAAAACTGTTTTTTGATCTTCACTTCCACCTTTCACAAGTATTTTACTCAGTGCCTTATTCCATATCTGTTTATGAGATTCTTTATATCGATCGAAATCCCAATCAGGCATTTCGCTTTTTAAGTGTTTTTCAGCTTCTTCTGTCGAAATATACGAAATAGCAACTTTAAGATTCAAAGCATTCGTAGTATCAGTAAAGCTTAAAAACACTCCGTTTTTATCTCCCGAAATATAATTGTTCTTGTAGTGTAAACCATTTGAGTCGAAAGTGCCGTAATCAGATGTATTTTGATCGAATTTCGCAGCGAAATAAACTTTTACAGGATGTTCAAGATCCAGACCATCAACGGCAGAAATCATATCAAATCCTGTAAGCATATTATTTTTTGCGGAGATTTTAAATTCACCATTATTTCTGCATTGTAAATATAAATTGGCTGGAGCATTGTTCGAGAAAATGAATTTTGAATAGGAAACATGCTGGCTTGCAGTCAATTCCATTTTAATATCAGATTCTTCCAATAAAACAGAGTAGTAGTAAGGACTTGCTGTCTCCTGATCATGATCGTAGGCCGATTCCCAGTCTTTCGGTTGATTTGATGTTGGATTCTGCGAAATCATAAATTTCCCGATTATTCCCTTTCGGTGAGAAACAATTGAGAACGGAAAGTGGGTGATTTTTTCACTCTGGTAACCGTTTGGCTCTTTGGATATGCGCATCATGCTGTTCGGAAGATGCACTAATGGAATTGTTGGTTCAAGCATATGACCAATGCCTCCAATATTTGGATTCACATAATCGACAATATTCTTTTGCGCAAATAGAGTAAAAGAAAAAAGTAAAGAGAGTAGTAAGATTAGTTTCTTCATTTAAATAATGTTCTGAGTAAGATATTAAGTGTGAAAATAAGGTCAGGCAATTAATTTTAATTTAATTGTAGATTAACTCAGTAAATTAAATTATTAATCAGTATTTGCTGTTAGGTTTAATTGGTAGTTCGTGAGGGAGTTGTGTTTGTTTTTTTTCGTGATAGAGTTTTTCTAAACCGGCTGTTTTTTTGTTTATCACTGCTACGTAAAGGCAATTTCTATTGAATTAGCTTTCATCCATTACCACTCATCACAAAGTTTATGAGTGGTAGAAAGTGCTATAAATACTCTATTTGGGTGTTTTTTATTAAGAATTGATGAAAATTATGAGTCAATAAGTTAAATATTCCTGAAAACGTTTGCGTAAGCCAATTATTTACACTTATATTGTGAATCCTTTGTGAGAAAAACGAAAAATACCATTTGTGATCACATCGAATTACATTTATTTTGCTCACCATTTATTTGGTGAGATCTTACTAACCACTAACTAATCACTAGCAATCAGATTCTGCTTATTCTAAATAAGCAGGATCTTTTTTTATCCCTTTTTTTCAAATTACCTTTACTTCTGGATTCACTATTTTTGGGATGATAGTCCTTTTGGGAGATGGAATGTTAATGTGATCCAATTAAAATTTGAATTTTAGGAAAAAAATAATTAATAAACAGAATTTAAAGATCTATAAATAATTAGGTTCTTTTCATGATAAAGTAAAAGATTGATTTGTAATCGCTTTCAGCAGGTGTTTTATAACACTTAAGGATTAGGTTAAAAATAAGCCAAAGTGCTTTGAATTGTATCGAAAGACATTAAAATTTGCAGAAGCAAATATTACTTATCACACAAGATAAATTAACAAATACTACTAACAATGACACCCAAGTTTAAAGCGCAAGCCGGAACTTTTGAATCAAGCGACATTATGATTCTAATTGAGCCTCTTGAAAAAGATTCTGGTCGCAAAGTTGATATTTCTTCAACTGTAATGCTGCAGTTCGAAAAAGATATTAAAAAGACTATAGACCAAGTGCTTGACAAACTTCAAATTCAAGACTTACACCTTATTGCTAAGGATAAAGGAGCACTAACACAAACGATTGAAGCTCGAGTTGAAACGGCAGTAAAACGATCTTTAGGTATTCAGGAGGGGACAATGTAATGGCAAAGAAAAAAAGACGATCAATGTTGTACATTCCGGGCAATAATCCGGCAATGATTCAACAAGCAGGTGTTTATGGTTGTGATGCTGTTCTTCTTGATCTGGAAGATGCTGTAGCATTAAATCAAAAAGATGCAGCAAGAATTTTGGTTCGTAACATGCTTCAAACGGTTAATTTTTATGAGACCGAAGTATGTGTACGTGTAAATAATTTTCATACTCCTTTTGGATTAGCCGATTTGGAAGAGATTGTACCTTTGCAACCCGATAATATTCGTTTCCCAAAAACGGAAACTGTCGCGGATGTTAAGGAATTTATGAAAGAAGTGCGACGTATTGAAAAGGACTATGGAATAAAGAATCCGACAATGAGCATTCATGTTATGATTGAAACAGCTAAGGGGGTTGCGAATGTTTACGATATCGCTGCTTCTGATTCAAGAATTGATGCGATAACTATTGGTGGTCAGGATTTAACGGCTGA contains:
- the citD gene encoding citrate lyase acyl carrier protein — protein: MTPKFKAQAGTFESSDIMILIEPLEKDSGRKVDISSTVMLQFEKDIKKTIDQVLDKLQIQDLHLIAKDKGALTQTIEARVETAVKRSLGIQEGTM
- a CDS encoding HpcH/HpaI aldolase/citrate lyase family protein, whose translation is MLYIPGNNPAMIQQAGVYGCDAVLLDLEDAVALNQKDAARILVRNMLQTVNFYETEVCVRVNNFHTPFGLADLEEIVPLQPDNIRFPKTETVADVKEFMKEVRRIEKDYGIKNPTMSIHVMIETAKGVANVYDIAASDSRIDAITIGGQDLTADMGIIKTPDGVGIDYARKRIVMAGKANGLDVLDTIFADVNDDEGLREETEYIKKIGFAGKALINPRQVDIVHEVFNPTENEVRKAYRVYSEFIKNKKAGIGVFAIDGKMIDAPVVQRAITVLEYAKIDLKEIEKNAG
- a CDS encoding GH92 family glycosyl hydrolase, encoding MKKLILLLSLLFSFTLFAQKNIVDYVNPNIGGIGHMLEPTIPLVHLPNSMMRISKEPNGYQSEKITHFPFSIVSHRKGIIGKFMISQNPTSNQPKDWESAYDHDQETASPYYYSVLLEESDIKMELTASQHVSYSKFIFSNNAPANLYLQCRNNGEFKISAKNNMLTGFDMISAVDGLDLEHPVKVYFAAKFDQNTSDYGTFDSNGLHYKNNYISGDKNGVFLSFTDTTNALNLKVAISYISTEEAEKHLKSEMPDWDFDRYKESHKQIWNKALSKILVKGGSEDQKTVFYTALYRCYERMVNISENGKYFSNYDQQIHTDNGIDFFVDDWVWDTYRATHPLMCLIDPENQAKKINSYVTMYEQSGWMPSFPLFTGDHTCMNGNHASSIIADAYFKGIRGFNIEKAFEGLKKNELEATMLPWKNGPATELDSFYHDNGFFPALKPGEKEWVKEVHHWEKRQAVALTLGHSYDDWCIARLAKELNKEDDYQLFSKKSNNYKNHYDPEIGFMAPKSSDGEWIRPFDPKLSGGLGGRAYFAENNSWTYTWDIQHDIAGLIHLMGGNKPFNAKLDQLFVEPFGIPKWDYWDIFPDATGLTGQFVMGNEPSLHIPYLYNYSGAPWKTQKRIRSLMEVWFTNSPFGICGDEDGGGLSAFYVFSAMGFYPVTPGVPEYNIGSPIFSEITIDLGNGNQMQILANNCSAKNKYIQSASLNGKELKGPYFRHSEIIDGAKLVLEMGPRPNKTWGTNPKFVPYSMSNTDSF